A region of Geobacillus sp. 46C-IIa DNA encodes the following proteins:
- a CDS encoding Na(+)/H(+) antiporter subunit C: MEVVMIIVIGCLFAGATYLMLSKSLLRIIIGTGLLSHGAHLLLLTMGGLKTGAPPLLDVQAEHYVDPVPQALILTAIVISFGVTAFLLVLAYRSYQEIGTDNIERMRGKEDHD; this comes from the coding sequence ATGGAAGTCGTCATGATTATTGTCATCGGCTGTTTGTTTGCGGGCGCTACGTACTTAATGTTGAGCAAAAGTTTGCTTCGGATCATTATCGGCACGGGATTGTTAAGCCATGGAGCGCATTTGCTTTTATTGACGATGGGCGGATTGAAAACGGGGGCGCCGCCGCTGCTTGACGTGCAGGCGGAACACTATGTCGACCCTGTTCCGCAGGCGCTGATTTTGACGGCGATCGTCATTAGTTTTGGGGTCACGGCTTTTTTGCTCGTTTTGGCGTATCGTTCTTATCAGGAGATCGGGACGGACAACATTGAACGGATGAGGGGAAAGGAAGACCATGACTAA
- a CDS encoding Na(+)/H(+) antiporter subunit B → MNELILRTVTAVVTFMIILFGIQLFFAGHYYPGGGFIAGLVTAGAIILLLLAFDIKTVRSMIPVSYRTLIGVGLLFALGTGLGGLVFDVPFLTHAHGHVMLPLLGDVSLHTAVLFDLGVYLVVVGVTMTIIETIGEEE, encoded by the coding sequence ATGAATGAGCTCATTTTGCGGACGGTAACGGCCGTTGTCACGTTTATGATCATTTTATTTGGGATTCAGCTTTTTTTCGCCGGCCACTATTATCCAGGCGGCGGATTCATTGCCGGCCTCGTTACCGCCGGCGCCATCATTTTGCTGCTGCTGGCGTTTGACATCAAAACCGTCCGGTCGATGATCCCGGTTTCGTATCGCACGCTCATTGGTGTCGGGCTGCTGTTTGCCTTAGGAACAGGTCTTGGCGGCTTAGTCTTCGATGTTCCGTTTTTAACGCACGCCCACGGCCATGTCATGCTGCCGCTGCTTGGGGATGTGTCGCTCCATACGGCCGTCTTGTTTGACTTAGGAGTCTATTTGGTCGTGGTCGGGGTCACCATGACGATTATCGAAACGATAGGAGAGGAAGAATAA
- a CDS encoding Na+/H+ antiporter subunit A encodes MLNLAIVSPLIFALFVPFLYKYVRSLHTGWFVLPLPVLLFLYFVQHLPLEPYGQTIPWIPSLGMDFQVYMDGLGLLFSLLITGIGSLVVLYSIYYLPKKKEKLGHFYVYLLLFMGAMLGVVLSDNAMALYLFWELTSFSSFLLIGYWNERERSRYGAQKSMLITVLGGLSLLGGFLLLSVMSGGSYSIRDWMAMADAWPQHPLFVPAMLLILLGAFTKSAQFPFYIWLPDAMEAPTPVSAYLHSATMVKAGIYLVARFTPIFAVSSLWVWLVMGIGMATLCWASFHAARQTDLKGLLAYSTVSQLGLIMSLLGAGALAFHGDLSDRRLYMAAVVAAVFHLINHATFKGSLFMVAGIVDHETGTRDIRRLGGLLSVMPITFTVAVIGSLSMAGVPPFNGFLSKEMFFAAMVQVANAHWLSLDVWGILFPVLAWVGSVFTFLYSVLFVGKTFLGAPKPSEWPKRPHEAPVGMLVAPVVLAVLVIGFGLIPNVLSNTVIAPAVDAVVNGVFRREGLSVHISHWHGWTIEVWMTIGVIVLGVLLYRTFDSWRRVYGVFSRRLSLNHLYDTVVRQVEEQSYSLTNRYMTGYVRTYFLYILSAMIALLVATIALKVDGGLSLSHLADVGIHELVLALVALIGTVTTVAAKSRLVAIIALGSVGYTVSLFFVLFRAPDLALTQLVIETISVALFLLCFYHLPKLSRHEKGVRFRLGNALISLGVGALVSAIALLAYSEKNFASIAQYHIENAYEKAAGKNIVNVILVDFRGFDTLFEICVLAIAALGIYALVKLKAPKGESGKYE; translated from the coding sequence ATGTTAAACTTGGCAATTGTCTCACCACTGATTTTTGCTTTATTCGTTCCGTTTTTGTATAAATATGTGCGTTCGCTCCATACCGGCTGGTTTGTGCTCCCATTACCGGTTTTATTGTTTTTGTATTTCGTTCAACATCTCCCTCTTGAACCGTACGGGCAAACGATCCCCTGGATTCCGTCTCTCGGAATGGATTTTCAAGTCTATATGGATGGGTTAGGGCTGCTCTTTTCGCTGTTAATCACAGGGATCGGCTCTCTTGTCGTGCTGTATTCGATTTATTATTTGCCGAAGAAAAAGGAAAAACTTGGACACTTTTACGTGTATTTGCTTTTGTTTATGGGAGCGATGCTTGGCGTCGTTCTTTCGGACAACGCAATGGCGCTCTATCTGTTTTGGGAATTGACATCGTTTTCATCCTTTCTGTTGATTGGCTACTGGAATGAGCGTGAACGTTCCCGATACGGGGCACAAAAATCGATGCTCATCACCGTGCTTGGCGGGTTGTCTCTGCTTGGGGGATTTTTATTGCTTTCGGTCATGAGCGGAGGGTCGTACAGCATTCGCGATTGGATGGCTATGGCGGATGCGTGGCCACAGCATCCGTTGTTTGTGCCGGCGATGCTCTTGATTTTGCTTGGCGCGTTTACGAAATCCGCGCAGTTTCCGTTTTACATTTGGCTTCCGGACGCGATGGAAGCACCCACCCCGGTCAGCGCGTATTTGCATTCGGCCACCATGGTGAAAGCTGGCATTTATTTAGTGGCTCGCTTCACCCCGATTTTTGCTGTTTCTTCGCTATGGGTTTGGCTTGTGATGGGCATTGGAATGGCGACGCTTTGCTGGGCGTCATTTCATGCCGCCCGTCAGACGGATTTGAAAGGGCTGCTCGCCTATTCGACGGTGAGCCAGCTCGGGTTGATTATGTCGCTGCTTGGCGCCGGGGCGCTGGCCTTTCATGGCGACCTGAGTGATCGCCGTTTATATATGGCGGCCGTGGTGGCAGCGGTGTTTCACTTAATCAACCACGCGACGTTTAAAGGTAGTTTGTTTATGGTTGCCGGCATTGTCGATCATGAGACCGGAACGCGGGATATCCGGCGGCTCGGCGGATTGCTTAGCGTCATGCCCATCACATTCACCGTTGCGGTCATCGGCTCATTGTCGATGGCGGGCGTGCCGCCGTTTAACGGATTTTTAAGCAAAGAAATGTTTTTTGCGGCGATGGTGCAAGTGGCGAACGCCCATTGGCTTTCGCTTGATGTGTGGGGCATCTTGTTTCCGGTGCTCGCTTGGGTGGGCAGCGTGTTCACCTTTTTGTACAGCGTTCTTTTTGTTGGGAAAACGTTTCTTGGCGCTCCGAAGCCTTCCGAATGGCCGAAACGGCCGCATGAAGCCCCGGTGGGGATGCTTGTGGCGCCGGTCGTTTTGGCCGTCCTTGTCATCGGCTTCGGACTGATTCCGAATGTGCTGTCCAACACGGTGATTGCTCCGGCGGTGGATGCTGTTGTCAACGGTGTGTTCCGTCGGGAAGGGCTTTCCGTGCACATCAGCCATTGGCACGGATGGACGATCGAAGTGTGGATGACGATCGGAGTGATTGTTCTTGGCGTGTTGCTGTATCGGACGTTTGATTCATGGAGGCGCGTGTACGGTGTTTTTTCGCGGCGGCTTTCACTGAATCACTTATATGACACGGTTGTGCGGCAGGTGGAAGAACAGTCGTATTCGCTGACAAACCGTTACATGACCGGGTATGTTCGGACGTATTTCTTGTACATTTTGTCCGCGATGATCGCATTGCTTGTCGCGACGATCGCTTTGAAAGTAGATGGAGGACTCTCGCTAAGCCATTTAGCGGACGTGGGCATCCACGAACTCGTGTTGGCGTTGGTCGCCTTGATCGGAACGGTGACGACTGTGGCGGCCAAATCACGTCTTGTTGCGATTATCGCGTTGGGTTCGGTCGGCTATACGGTGTCGCTTTTCTTTGTGTTGTTCCGGGCGCCTGACTTGGCGTTGACGCAGCTCGTCATTGAAACGATTTCCGTCGCGCTGTTTTTGCTCTGTTTTTATCACTTGCCGAAGCTCAGCCGCCATGAGAAAGGCGTTCGATTCCGGCTTGGGAACGCTCTTATTTCACTCGGAGTCGGCGCGTTGGTCAGCGCGATCGCCTTGCTGGCGTACAGCGAGAAAAACTTTGCTTCGATCGCTCAATACCATATTGAAAACGCGTATGAAAAAGCGGCTGGAAAAAATATTGTCAACGTGATCTTAGTCGACTTCCGCGGATTTGATACACTTTTTGAAATTTGTGTGCTGGCGATCGCGGCGCTCGGCATTTACGCTTTAGTGAAGCTGAAAGCTCCGAAAGGGGAGAGCGGCAAATATGAATGA